From a single Arthrobacter sp. SLBN-112 genomic region:
- a CDS encoding MFS transporter, which translates to MSIEQRRANEAGHAPKGSGLKKIVAASTVGTVVEWYEFFLYATAATLVFGKYFFPATGNELDGIIQAFLTYAVGFVARPLGGIVFGQIGDKLGRKPTLQLTIVIIGVSTFLMGCLPGFADIGYLAPALLVFLRFIQGFALGGEWGGAVLLVAEHSPNKTRAFWSSWPQAAVPVGNLLATLVLYIMSTTLTSEAFLGWGWRVAFWLSAVIVFVGYYIRTNVSEAPIFLEAKELVEKEQAVSYGVFEVLRKYPKGIFQAMGLRFAENIMYYLVVSFAIVYLKSVHKYDTSSLLLALLIAHVIHFAVIPQYGRLADRIGRKPVYLAGAVLGATWPFFAFPMFDTRNALVIVLAVTIGLCLHGLMYAGQPAIMAEMFPTRMRYSGASLGSQVTSIFAGSLAPLLATQWLKDTGSWVPTAIYLVVACAITCVAVLSLKETKGIALEDVDKEDAAREGLLSATRS; encoded by the coding sequence ATGAGCATTGAGCAACGCCGGGCCAACGAGGCCGGGCATGCACCCAAAGGATCAGGACTGAAGAAAATCGTTGCCGCCTCCACGGTGGGGACGGTGGTGGAGTGGTACGAATTCTTCCTCTACGCAACCGCGGCCACCCTGGTCTTTGGCAAGTACTTTTTCCCCGCCACCGGCAATGAGCTGGACGGGATCATCCAGGCCTTCCTCACCTACGCCGTGGGCTTCGTCGCTCGGCCGCTCGGCGGGATTGTCTTCGGCCAGATCGGCGACAAGCTGGGCCGTAAGCCCACCCTGCAGCTCACCATCGTGATCATCGGCGTGTCCACGTTCCTGATGGGCTGCCTCCCGGGCTTCGCCGACATCGGCTACCTGGCTCCCGCGCTGCTGGTGTTCCTGCGGTTCATCCAGGGCTTCGCGCTGGGCGGCGAATGGGGCGGTGCAGTCCTCCTCGTGGCCGAGCACAGCCCGAACAAGACCCGTGCGTTCTGGTCCAGCTGGCCCCAGGCCGCCGTTCCGGTGGGCAACCTGCTGGCCACCCTGGTGCTGTACATCATGTCCACCACGCTCACCAGCGAAGCCTTCCTTGGCTGGGGCTGGCGCGTGGCCTTCTGGCTCTCCGCCGTGATCGTCTTCGTGGGCTACTACATCCGCACCAACGTCAGCGAAGCACCCATCTTCCTCGAAGCCAAGGAACTGGTGGAAAAGGAACAGGCGGTCAGCTACGGCGTGTTCGAGGTGCTCCGCAAGTACCCCAAGGGCATCTTCCAGGCCATGGGCCTGCGGTTCGCGGAGAACATCATGTACTACCTGGTGGTCAGCTTCGCCATTGTCTACCTCAAGAGCGTGCACAAATACGACACCTCATCGCTGCTGCTGGCACTGCTGATCGCGCACGTCATCCACTTCGCCGTCATTCCGCAGTACGGCCGCCTGGCGGACCGGATCGGCCGCAAGCCCGTCTACCTGGCCGGCGCCGTCCTTGGTGCCACCTGGCCGTTCTTCGCCTTCCCCATGTTCGACACCCGGAACGCCCTGGTCATCGTCCTTGCCGTGACCATCGGCCTGTGCCTGCACGGCCTGATGTATGCCGGGCAGCCTGCCATTATGGCCGAGATGTTCCCCACCCGCATGCGGTACTCCGGCGCCTCCCTCGGTTCCCAGGTCACCTCCATCTTCGCCGGCTCGCTGGCGCCGCTGCTGGCCACCCAGTGGCTCAAGGACACCGGCTCGTGGGTGCCCACCGCCATCTACCTGGTGGTGGCCTGCGCCATCACCTGCGTGGCCGTGCTGAGCCTGAAGGAAACCAAGGGCATCGCCCTGGAGGACGTGGACAAGGAAGACGCCGCCCGCGAGGGACTGCTCAGCGCCACGCGCAGCTGA
- a CDS encoding spermidine synthase translates to MAKRGRSGGRNSIRAVAGVVHVPAGSRQSGPVEGVYYIDTGDCELVADQDNSTGWLLKINGVMSSHIDLADPLFLDFEYMRWMAALVESRWPPSDASSAKLRGLHLGGGACSMARYFAAAYPDARQVVVELDGKLAEYVRNWFDLPKAPLLRIRVGEARAVTETLTANTREFIIRDVFAGAHTPRPLTTTEFNRHVKRVLAPGGLYLANSGDAPDLRNAREDAATIAAAFRHTVIIADPAMLKGRRYGNMVMAGSDEPIVDDPQLRRRLLGGAVPAHLWDDAQVRAFAAGSPVRHDPPAPPSTAP, encoded by the coding sequence ATGGCAAAACGCGGAAGGTCAGGCGGCCGGAACAGCATCCGTGCGGTGGCAGGTGTGGTGCACGTGCCCGCGGGCTCCCGCCAAAGCGGCCCGGTGGAGGGCGTCTACTACATCGATACCGGTGACTGCGAGCTGGTGGCGGACCAGGACAACTCCACCGGCTGGCTCCTGAAGATCAACGGGGTCATGAGCTCGCACATCGACCTCGCCGATCCGTTGTTCCTGGACTTCGAGTACATGCGGTGGATGGCGGCGCTCGTCGAGTCCCGCTGGCCGCCGTCGGACGCGTCATCGGCAAAACTGCGCGGGCTGCACCTGGGCGGCGGCGCCTGCTCCATGGCACGCTACTTCGCCGCAGCCTACCCGGACGCGCGCCAGGTGGTGGTGGAACTGGACGGGAAGCTCGCCGAGTACGTCCGCAACTGGTTCGACCTTCCCAAGGCGCCCCTGCTCCGGATCCGGGTGGGCGAGGCCCGGGCCGTGACGGAGACCCTGACGGCCAACACCCGGGAGTTCATCATCCGCGACGTCTTTGCCGGCGCCCACACCCCGCGCCCGCTGACCACCACGGAATTCAACCGGCACGTCAAACGGGTCCTTGCCCCGGGCGGCCTGTACCTGGCCAATTCCGGTGACGCCCCCGACCTCCGGAACGCCCGCGAGGACGCGGCCACCATCGCGGCCGCCTTCAGGCACACGGTGATCATTGCCGATCCCGCCATGCTGAAGGGCCGGCGGTACGGAAACATGGTGATGGCGGGCAGCGACGAGCCGATCGTTGACGACCCCCAGCTCCGGCGCCGGCTGCTGGGCGGTGCCGTCCCGGCGCACCTCTGGGACGACGCCCAGGTTCGGGCGTTCGCGGCCGGGTCACCAGTCCGCCACGACCCGCCGGCACCCCCATCGACTGCTCCGTAA
- a CDS encoding aldehyde dehydrogenase family protein, protein MPTTATETTAGNQTAEGSGITIQDPRTGEVLWTVPEAGPEAVSHAVSVARGEAAGWAATAPAERGAALKAAAKALEAAARELAGLNASETGRPEEEALAGIAAGVSTLEQYAELGPVHRGHSLRGNRLASDYTLAEPRGVAVLLTPWNDPVAVACGLIGAALVTGNTVIHKPSERCPRLGEALGEVLAPAFPAGVFQTISGGADVGAALSQAEVDVIAHVGSSASGARIARAAALTGAHVLRENGGNDPLLVDRDVDPGWAAQQAAIGAFSNSGQICTSVERIYVHKDIAAEFSKALEAEAALRNNSGSVAPLVDLRMRDAVHAHVTEALAQGARAIEGGALPDGPGSFYPATVLLDCTETMQVMTEETFGPVAPVQVVDTFDDGLRLACSGRYGLAATVLSSNIAHIQKAVAALPVGTVKVNAVFGGAPGGAAQPRGESGAGFGYGPELLDEFSQVKVVHIAAPPAAGPEDGPDSIISTEGQDLP, encoded by the coding sequence ATGCCCACCACAGCCACTGAAACAACCGCAGGCAACCAGACAGCCGAGGGCTCCGGCATCACCATCCAGGATCCGCGCACCGGTGAAGTGCTTTGGACGGTGCCCGAAGCGGGACCGGAGGCAGTCAGCCATGCCGTCAGCGTGGCGCGCGGTGAGGCAGCGGGTTGGGCGGCAACCGCACCTGCCGAACGGGGTGCAGCCCTCAAGGCGGCCGCCAAAGCCCTGGAGGCGGCGGCCCGGGAGCTCGCGGGGCTGAACGCCAGTGAGACCGGCCGTCCGGAGGAAGAAGCGCTGGCAGGTATTGCCGCCGGCGTTTCCACCCTGGAACAGTACGCGGAACTGGGCCCGGTCCACCGCGGACACAGCCTCCGCGGCAACCGGCTGGCCTCGGACTACACCCTGGCCGAACCCCGGGGCGTGGCCGTCCTGCTGACGCCGTGGAACGATCCGGTGGCCGTGGCCTGCGGGCTGATCGGCGCTGCACTGGTCACGGGCAACACCGTCATCCACAAACCCAGCGAGCGCTGCCCCCGGCTGGGGGAGGCGCTGGGCGAGGTCCTGGCACCGGCGTTTCCGGCCGGCGTGTTCCAGACCATCTCCGGCGGTGCCGACGTGGGTGCGGCGCTGTCACAGGCTGAGGTGGACGTGATCGCCCATGTAGGGTCCAGTGCCTCCGGTGCCCGGATCGCCCGGGCCGCTGCGCTCACGGGTGCGCACGTGCTCAGGGAAAACGGCGGCAACGATCCCCTGCTGGTGGACCGCGACGTAGACCCCGGGTGGGCCGCCCAGCAGGCAGCCATCGGAGCTTTCAGCAACAGCGGCCAGATCTGCACGTCTGTGGAACGGATCTACGTGCACAAGGACATCGCCGCCGAGTTCTCCAAAGCCCTGGAGGCGGAGGCCGCGCTCCGGAACAACAGCGGCAGCGTGGCACCGCTGGTGGACCTGCGGATGCGCGACGCAGTCCATGCCCACGTCACCGAGGCCTTGGCCCAGGGCGCACGGGCGATTGAGGGCGGTGCGCTTCCGGACGGACCGGGCTCGTTCTACCCGGCCACCGTCCTGCTGGACTGCACCGAAACCATGCAGGTCATGACCGAGGAAACGTTCGGACCCGTGGCTCCGGTGCAGGTGGTGGACACGTTCGACGACGGACTGCGCCTGGCGTGCAGCGGCAGGTACGGACTGGCTGCCACCGTCCTGAGCAGCAACATCGCGCACATCCAGAAGGCAGTGGCCGCACTCCCCGTGGGGACCGTAAAGGTGAATGCGGTGTTCGGCGGTGCCCCCGGCGGCGCAGCCCAGCCCCGCGGCGAGAGTGGTGCCGGGTTCGGTTACGGGCCTGAACTCCTGGACGAGTTCAGCCAGGTCAAAGTGGTGCACATTGCGGCGCCGCCGGCGGCCGGCCCAGAGGACGGCCCGGATTCCATCATCAGCACCGAGGGACAGGACCTGCCATGA
- the rfaE2 gene encoding D-glycero-beta-D-manno-heptose 1-phosphate adenylyltransferase, with the protein MSESPESIDLSTQRALSDWLPGRLAAEQPSILVIGDVMLDGWWSGSIERLCREAPAPVVDIQSRESVPGGAANTAMNLAALGAKVSVAGIIGSDDAGEDLRGQLAAAGIDVQHLLTHPDMVTTTKIRISSGGQVMLRLDDAARTVPADALAALAASVRAAVERQDAVLVCDYGTGVVADPVRTALAGVLGPDAAGGNRPLVVVDAHDPRPWAAVRPDLVTPNAQETARILDRKLPEGQERVEAVAAESAALLQETGARAVVVTLDRDGTVLLMPDGVRHRTWARPAAEKQASGAGDTFVAALTLARATGLPLTASLDLAQSAADVVVHQPGTSVCSTAQLSRYLEAFADTALTGDELERQIEVHRAQGQRIVLTNGCFDVLHSGHTRYLNQAKQLGDILVVALNSDDSVRRLKGPGRPINNMADRAAVVAALSCVDYVTVFDTPTATPLIRRLRPEVYAKGGDYTPEMLAETPAVEEYGGRVAILDYVAERSTTAVVKRIRDGEGALPTN; encoded by the coding sequence ATGAGTGAGTCCCCGGAATCCATCGACCTGTCCACCCAGCGGGCACTGTCCGACTGGCTCCCCGGCCGGCTGGCCGCGGAACAGCCTTCCATCCTGGTCATCGGCGATGTGATGCTCGATGGCTGGTGGAGCGGCAGCATCGAGCGGCTCTGCCGGGAAGCCCCGGCCCCCGTGGTGGACATCCAGTCCCGCGAATCGGTTCCCGGCGGCGCAGCCAACACCGCCATGAACCTCGCCGCCTTGGGAGCGAAGGTGTCGGTGGCAGGAATCATCGGCTCCGACGACGCCGGCGAGGACCTCCGCGGACAACTTGCCGCCGCAGGCATCGATGTCCAACACCTGCTCACCCACCCGGACATGGTGACCACCACCAAGATCCGGATCAGCAGCGGTGGGCAGGTGATGCTGCGCCTCGATGACGCGGCCAGGACCGTCCCGGCCGACGCGCTGGCCGCGCTCGCCGCGTCGGTGCGTGCCGCCGTCGAACGCCAGGACGCCGTGCTGGTGTGCGACTACGGAACCGGCGTGGTGGCGGACCCGGTGCGCACGGCACTTGCCGGCGTCCTCGGACCTGACGCTGCCGGCGGGAACCGTCCGCTGGTGGTGGTTGACGCGCATGATCCGCGGCCCTGGGCCGCAGTGCGGCCCGATCTGGTGACCCCGAATGCGCAGGAAACCGCCCGGATCCTGGACCGGAAACTGCCGGAAGGGCAGGAACGGGTGGAGGCCGTGGCCGCGGAGTCTGCGGCACTGTTGCAGGAAACCGGTGCGCGGGCCGTGGTGGTCACCCTCGACCGGGACGGAACCGTGCTGTTGATGCCCGACGGCGTGCGGCACCGGACGTGGGCCCGGCCGGCCGCTGAGAAGCAGGCGTCCGGGGCAGGGGACACCTTCGTCGCCGCCCTCACCCTGGCCCGTGCCACAGGACTGCCGCTGACCGCCAGCCTGGACCTGGCCCAGTCGGCCGCGGACGTGGTGGTCCACCAGCCCGGCACTTCCGTGTGCAGTACCGCCCAGCTCAGCCGTTACCTGGAGGCCTTCGCCGATACAGCCCTGACCGGGGACGAACTGGAGCGGCAGATCGAGGTGCACCGTGCGCAGGGGCAGCGGATCGTGCTGACCAACGGCTGCTTCGACGTGCTGCACAGCGGCCACACCAGGTACCTCAACCAGGCCAAGCAGCTGGGCGACATCCTGGTGGTGGCGCTGAACAGCGACGATTCGGTGCGCAGGCTCAAGGGCCCGGGCAGGCCCATCAACAACATGGCGGACCGCGCAGCAGTGGTGGCCGCGCTCAGTTGCGTGGACTACGTGACGGTGTTCGACACCCCCACGGCCACCCCGCTCATCCGGCGGCTCCGGCCTGAGGTCTACGCCAAGGGCGGGGACTACACGCCCGAGATGCTGGCGGAGACCCCGGCGGTGGAGGAGTACGGCGGCCGGGTAGCCATCCTGGACTACGTGGCTGAACGGTCCACCACCGCAGTGGTGAAACGGATCCGCGACGGCGAAGGGGCACTGCCCACGAACTAA
- a CDS encoding PfkB family carbohydrate kinase — protein MRIVVVGDVMLDVDLSGEATRLSPDAPVPVVDVSGVRRRAGGAGLVARMLAQDGWPVTLVTVLGNDDAGSQLRAHLAGVRLVAGTSGYPSPVKTRVRAGSHPVVRFDQGCEKTPVPDVSPAMLRAVEHAGVVIVADYGRGLAANPQLRDLLARLAGEVPIIWDPHPSGPEPVPGVAVVTPNISEATKAAIQAGPGSAAGSADTVAEILLKRWRSQAVLVTKGEEGAVLLRQGDAAARAVPAPRVEAGDPCGAGDRLAASLAVHLLAGRDLPDAAALAVHDAADFLAAGGVSALPDTPGADAAAGHPAPAAGRRTTEPLLLARSVRESGGKVVATGGCFDLIHAGHIRSLTAARELGDCLIVCLNSDDSVRRLKGPERPIIGQHDRAELLLAMECVDAVMVFDEDTPEAALDRLRPDIWVKGGDYKGAKLPEADLVESWGGRCLTVPFHPARSTTGLADALAKVS, from the coding sequence ATGAGGATCGTGGTTGTGGGCGACGTGATGCTCGACGTCGACCTTTCCGGTGAAGCCACCCGGCTGAGCCCGGACGCCCCGGTGCCCGTCGTGGACGTTTCCGGCGTCCGCCGCCGCGCTGGCGGTGCAGGCCTGGTGGCGCGCATGCTGGCCCAGGACGGCTGGCCCGTCACGCTGGTCACAGTCCTGGGCAATGACGACGCCGGCAGCCAGTTGCGTGCGCACCTCGCCGGCGTGCGGCTGGTCGCAGGGACCAGCGGCTATCCCTCGCCGGTCAAGACCCGGGTCCGGGCGGGTTCGCATCCGGTGGTCCGCTTTGACCAGGGCTGTGAAAAGACGCCGGTTCCGGATGTCAGCCCCGCCATGCTCCGCGCCGTGGAACATGCCGGCGTGGTCATCGTTGCGGACTATGGCAGGGGACTGGCTGCGAACCCGCAGCTGCGGGACCTACTGGCCCGGCTCGCCGGTGAGGTGCCCATTATCTGGGACCCGCACCCCTCGGGGCCGGAACCGGTGCCCGGTGTGGCCGTGGTGACTCCGAACATTTCCGAAGCCACCAAGGCCGCCATCCAGGCTGGTCCCGGAAGCGCGGCAGGCTCGGCAGACACCGTGGCGGAAATCCTGCTCAAGCGGTGGCGCAGCCAGGCCGTGCTGGTGACCAAGGGCGAGGAAGGGGCGGTCCTGTTGCGGCAGGGGGATGCTGCTGCCCGTGCCGTTCCCGCCCCAAGGGTGGAAGCAGGCGATCCCTGCGGGGCAGGCGACCGCCTGGCAGCCAGTCTGGCCGTGCACCTTCTCGCCGGCCGCGACCTGCCCGACGCTGCCGCCTTGGCAGTGCATGACGCCGCGGATTTCCTGGCGGCCGGGGGAGTCTCGGCCCTGCCGGACACTCCAGGGGCCGACGCTGCCGCCGGCCATCCGGCACCGGCCGCCGGCCGGCGGACCACCGAACCGCTGCTGCTGGCCCGTTCAGTGCGCGAAAGCGGCGGAAAAGTTGTTGCCACCGGCGGCTGCTTCGACCTGATCCACGCCGGTCACATCCGGTCCCTCACGGCAGCCCGCGAGCTGGGGGACTGCCTGATCGTGTGCCTCAACTCCGACGACTCGGTACGGCGGCTCAAGGGGCCGGAGCGTCCCATCATCGGCCAGCACGACCGGGCGGAACTGCTCCTGGCGATGGAATGCGTGGACGCGGTGATGGTCTTCGACGAGGACACGCCCGAGGCCGCGTTGGACCGGCTCCGTCCCGACATCTGGGTCAAGGGCGGCGACTACAAGGGAGCCAAGCTGCCGGAGGCGGACCTGGTGGAAAGTTGGGGCGGCCGTTGCCTCACCGTCCCCTTCCACCCCGCCCGCTCCACCACGGGCCTGGCGGACGCCCTCGCCAAGGTCAGCTGA
- a CDS encoding 3-hydroxybutyrate dehydrogenase: MDNTLNGRKALVTGGASGIGAACVRALAARGAKVVVADVDSAAAATLADEVGGTAWSVDLLDLDALSTLSLDCDILVNNAGIQRISPIEEFDPAEFRRIITLMLEAPFLLIRAALPHMYANRFGRIINISSVHGIRASPFKSAYVSAKHGLEGLSKVTALEGGEHGVTSNCVNPGYVRTPLVEKQLADQAQVHGIPESEVLSKVMLTESAIKRLVEPEEVASLVSWLASADAGMVTGASYTMDGGWSAR, translated from the coding sequence ATGGACAACACGTTGAATGGACGCAAGGCGCTGGTCACCGGCGGTGCCAGCGGAATCGGCGCTGCGTGCGTGCGCGCACTTGCCGCACGGGGAGCGAAAGTGGTGGTGGCCGACGTCGACTCCGCCGCTGCGGCGACGCTCGCCGATGAGGTGGGCGGCACCGCGTGGAGTGTGGACCTGCTGGACCTTGACGCCCTGTCCACCCTCAGCCTGGACTGCGACATCCTGGTCAACAATGCCGGGATCCAGCGCATAAGCCCCATTGAGGAGTTCGATCCCGCGGAGTTCCGCAGGATCATTACCCTGATGCTGGAGGCCCCGTTCCTGTTGATCCGGGCGGCGCTGCCGCACATGTATGCCAACAGGTTCGGCCGCATCATCAATATTTCCTCCGTGCACGGTATCCGTGCCTCTCCGTTCAAGAGCGCGTATGTCTCCGCCAAGCACGGCCTGGAAGGGCTGAGCAAGGTGACGGCGCTGGAGGGCGGGGAGCACGGTGTCACCTCCAACTGCGTGAACCCCGGCTACGTGCGCACGCCACTGGTGGAAAAGCAGCTCGCGGACCAGGCCCAGGTGCACGGCATTCCCGAGTCCGAGGTCCTGTCCAAGGTGATGCTCACCGAGTCCGCCATCAAGCGCCTGGTGGAGCCGGAAGAGGTTGCCTCCCTGGTGTCCTGGCTGGCTTCCGCGGACGCAGGCATGGTCACCGGCGCCAGCTACACCATGGATGGGGGCTGGTCCGCGCGGTAG
- a CDS encoding SDR family oxidoreductase has protein sequence MTAEATATASTTPGRVLVTGGASGLGAAVVDAVLRSGGTPVVLDRDISSVSGVKAFEVDVADRAAVEKVVREAADSLGGLDAVVTAAGIDRCGKLADVEAAEWEKVIGVNLMGTVSVVRAALPYLKETHGRVVTVASTLGKRAVADATAYCASKFGVVGFSHALAAETGGEIGVTTMIPGGMKTRFFDDRTEQYKPQDDSRLNDPANTAQAILFALNQPTGCEVREMLICHEEEGSWP, from the coding sequence ATGACTGCAGAAGCAACTGCAACCGCATCCACCACTCCCGGCCGCGTCCTGGTTACCGGAGGCGCCTCCGGACTCGGAGCCGCCGTCGTCGACGCCGTCCTCCGCTCAGGCGGCACCCCGGTGGTCCTGGACCGCGACATCAGCAGCGTCTCCGGCGTGAAGGCGTTCGAAGTGGACGTCGCGGACCGCGCGGCCGTGGAGAAGGTTGTCCGTGAAGCCGCGGACAGCCTGGGCGGCCTGGACGCGGTGGTCACGGCCGCCGGGATCGACCGTTGCGGCAAGCTCGCCGACGTGGAGGCGGCCGAGTGGGAAAAGGTCATCGGGGTGAACCTGATGGGCACCGTTTCCGTGGTGCGCGCCGCCCTGCCCTACCTCAAGGAAACCCACGGCCGCGTGGTAACCGTGGCGTCCACCCTGGGCAAGCGCGCCGTGGCTGATGCCACCGCCTACTGCGCCTCCAAATTCGGCGTGGTGGGGTTCAGCCACGCACTGGCCGCGGAAACCGGCGGCGAAATCGGCGTCACCACCATGATCCCCGGCGGCATGAAGACCAGGTTCTTCGACGACCGCACCGAACAGTACAAGCCGCAGGACGATTCCCGGCTCAACGACCCCGCCAACACTGCGCAGGCCATCCTGTTCGCCCTTAACCAGCCCACCGGCTGCGAGGTCCGCGAAATGCTGATCTGCCACGAGGAAGAGGGCTCCTGGCCCTAA
- a CDS encoding LysR family transcriptional regulator produces MNANPDDLLVLLAVSRSAKFTTAAQALGLNHTTVSRRIAALEKALGGRVLSRAAGGWELTELGERAVRAAEQVEEVLGTLGPAGQAPDPITGVVRMTATDGFSAYIAAPAVARLRRDHPGLSVEVVTMTRRALQQRSGLDIEVVVGEPQVHRAEAIRLGEYRLGMYASRAYLAEHGTPTTVAELNAHPLVYFVDSMLQVDDLDAPRRLVPAMRDGLTSTNVFVHVEATRAGAGVGFLPCFMADLHDDLVRLLPDKIGELLPYWLVLRPDSLRRPAVAAVVQALRKRMAEHREALLGRG; encoded by the coding sequence ATGAATGCCAACCCCGACGACCTCCTGGTCCTGCTCGCAGTATCACGCTCCGCAAAGTTCACGACGGCGGCGCAGGCGCTGGGCTTGAACCACACCACGGTTTCCCGCAGGATCGCCGCCCTGGAGAAAGCGCTCGGCGGCCGGGTGCTGTCCCGGGCCGCAGGCGGCTGGGAACTGACGGAGCTTGGCGAACGGGCCGTGCGGGCGGCGGAGCAGGTGGAGGAGGTGCTGGGCACGCTGGGACCGGCGGGCCAGGCACCCGACCCGATTACCGGCGTCGTGCGGATGACCGCGACGGACGGCTTCAGCGCCTACATTGCCGCCCCCGCTGTGGCCCGCCTGCGCCGGGACCATCCGGGCCTGAGCGTGGAAGTGGTGACCATGACCCGCCGTGCCCTGCAGCAGCGGTCCGGGCTGGACATCGAGGTGGTGGTGGGCGAGCCACAGGTGCACCGCGCGGAGGCCATCCGGCTGGGCGAATACCGCCTGGGAATGTATGCCTCCCGCGCTTACCTGGCGGAGCACGGGACGCCGACCACCGTGGCCGAACTCAATGCGCACCCGCTGGTCTATTTCGTGGATTCAATGCTGCAGGTGGACGACCTTGATGCGCCGCGGCGGCTGGTTCCGGCCATGCGGGACGGCCTCACCTCCACCAACGTGTTCGTCCACGTGGAGGCCACGAGGGCCGGGGCGGGTGTCGGGTTCCTGCCCTGCTTCATGGCGGACCTGCACGATGACCTGGTCCGGCTGCTGCCCGACAAGATCGGCGAGCTCCTCCCCTACTGGCTGGTGCTGCGCCCGGATTCGCTGCGCCGCCCCGCCGTTGCCGCCGTCGTGCAGGCCCTCCGGAAACGCATGGCGGAGCACCGCGAAGCGCTCCTGGGGCGGGGCTAA